The DNA window CGGTCCTCCGCCGGCGCCTGGCGGCGGAGCTGCGGGCGCTGGCGGACCTGGCGACCAGTTGGCCGCCCGGCATCAAGCGGCTCCGGGGATTTGGCTTCCCGCTTTACCGCCTCCGCTCCGGCGACTATCGCGTTCTGTTTCGGCTCGACGAACCAGTCGTCACCATCATGCGAGTCATCAACCGCAAGGACCTGGAGCGAACGCTGCGGCACCTTCGTCGAAGCTGAGAGCCGGACGGCCTAAAGCCTCTGCACCACCAGAATGATCGTCAGCGCGCTCGTGAGCACCGTGGCGACGGCGCTCAGAACCTGACCCCAGTCAGTCTTTCCCTCGCCCTCGGGCACAGCAGGCACGTAGATACGCGCCCCCGGCTCCGGTCGCCGGTTCGGCCTCGTGACCGCGCCGTTCGGCTGCACCACGTAGGTGCGCTTCCGGT is part of the Gemmatimonadales bacterium genome and encodes:
- a CDS encoding type II toxin-antitoxin system RelE/ParE family toxin, whose product is MSRFTVQLTRAAVKDLDAVPPVLRRRLAAELRALADLATSWPPGIKRLRGFGFPLYRLRSGDYRVLFRLDEPVVTIMRVINRKDLERTLRHLRRS